A genomic region of Colletes latitarsis isolate SP2378_abdomen chromosome 7, iyColLati1, whole genome shotgun sequence contains the following coding sequences:
- the Als2 gene encoding amyotrophic lateral sclerosis 2 isoform X1 gives MERHMHLWRGVDKLSYTFGDKPNGIICKLVTINDHIFVATTSNNLYHGEVLFLEDSPLSLVFKRAQFDVVDIASNSEHLFIVDNNGHVLKINPQDMSVVDTIILKEEIKYCNHGYKQESEILKVKSVDANDHAMLFVTENGQLWASGNQSQIDINSLEPKKVKFFEGRTVFAVACGSNFNVVVVRKATKNINDDTDSEKELEEEVFVNSCPQCLNAILVHPTSLTSSDTCPTGLHIQQFSEDHSTTSISSLSISSKEHDVSPANVVKQEQASKISGNEEECTNPTDTDKEEKKNVIFLNTEAAKQFVTRQLSWVSSYGSVKEDEEVSLENVEKPTQLIKQNVSNVANLVYKRVKNVGDKVVTLSRHISGSSDINDFKDDNSEHLDEQGEEWLKPTATSLALSLRCEEFPWSSSTGSSEHELSQQGLNERINVLTRTGSSILSTELWTWGDIQYGQLGTGDIIVRSRPTLVAKLSNTGLRKISCGAFHILALTLDGRVFTWGRNNHKQVTLEPKAYESAPQWFTTKLTQNERAKDVAAGSFHSLIMMHHGLYFIGKSSKIGEMYHLDIETSNECSSQHIFSSGEYSCCSVINETEINISENLVSDQIFLEEILIVYQHLIKPFQKKGGAMQESNVYETLCQYYTELLSFSVLNVISLWDYFNHIGESYEVTVVANVEEYITVYKYYLNAICDIISLSGFTYIAKIIEVPQIITNLFTNKLKSNETKKVNNEFIIAMALQHPLHKLDRYKNIILNLIKCNGTRMGVERLQEALIKWEQICDVQEKRQKEAVTTKLFWESSGKLGELLRSPNRRLIRESRTHPISILHSGRFSTHWFVLLTDIFIHVTGTFHTVHPLQTLWVEVLPDSETVQNAMSIIAPEDTFVLYTPTASERNEWLHALQNAIKSSLQRIIGHVSPIVRLSSFTFTKHSVFKDAKYTGRWLNGKPHGSGKLEWPDGRIYTGQFHKGIIHGNGKMEIPSQGVYEGQWKDGQQNGYGTMKYNNGDFYEGYFKDRLPHGHGIKKEGHFMASVASVYIGEWVAGVKQGYGIMDDIMTGEKYLGSWNNGMKHGCGLIVTLDGIYYEGVFMQDVLTGHGVMVFEDGTHYEGEFKSAGIFYGKGTLVFPSGDRLEGNMNGVWNEGIKVIATLHMNKAGENVQFNPKPTSFGKLCVSPDQKWKAIFRQCYQQLGVPEPGSKSTNANDKFLETQRAWQNVASIITKSRQKTLPQKNLSNTLINKVKEDEFIDELDKIPCYGKEKLNIRSYNEIHKYLMKAFENTHHPLGCFLTEIVVVYIGTYGGVRVHPLLLSHAVSELHSIISRMYEIVTLLFPELPRCEKEYVLEAENEEECQVISASGILYPILLPRVYSTLFVLYALYNKKEDDAYWERLMKWNKQPDITLMTFLGIDQKFWKNANLINLNENGLQYQSEPYFNDAIEMLQQLKTTFSPLEKLLVVRNTFEQMTQIVQKQLGSAYLWTMDELFPVFCFVVVRASVLQLGSEIHFIEDFMEPYLQNGEYGIMFTTLKACYYQILQEKINVGD, from the exons ATGGAGAGACATATGCATTTATGGAGGGGTGTTGATAAATTGTCATACACCTTTGGTGACAAACCCAATGGCATTATTTGCAAATTGGTTACCATTAATGATCATATTTTCGTAGCAACTACCTCTAATAATTTATATCATGGAGAGGTATTGTTTCTAGAGGATAGTCCTTTGTCGTTAGTTTTCAAAAGAGCTCAATTCGATGTGGTCGACATAGCATCCAATTCGGAGCATTTATTTATTGTAGATAATAATGGAcatgttttgaaaataaatcctCAGGATATGAGTGTAGTAGATACAATTATTCTAAAAGAGgaaattaaatattgtaatCATGG ATATAAACAGGAGAGCGAAATTCTTAAAGTAAAATCTGTAGATGCTAACGATCATGCAATGCTATTTGTGACAGAAAATGGACAGCTTTGGGCCAGTGGAAATCAATCACAAATAgatatcaatagtttagagcctAAGAAAGTTAAATTTTTTGAAGGCAGAACTGTGTTTGCTGTTGCATGTGGTTCTAATTTTAATGTAGTTGTCGTAAGAAAAGCAACAAAGAATATAAATGATGATACTGATAGCGAAAAAGAGTTAGAGGAAGAAGTCTTTGTTAATTCGTGTCCTCAATGTCTCAATGCAATATTAGTACATCCTACAAGTTTAACATCATCAGATACATGCCCAACAGGACTTCATATACAGCAATTCAGTGAAGATCATTCGACCACTTCCATTAGTTCTTTATCAATTAGTAGTAAAGAGCACGATGTTTCACCTGCAAATGTTGTTAAGCAAGAGCAAGCTTCTAAGATAAGTGGAAACGAAGAAGAGTGTACTAATCCTACAGATACTGATAAAGAGGAaaagaaaaatgttatttttctaAATACAGAAGCTGCAAAACAGTTTGTAACTAGGCAATTATCGTGGGTCTCATCTTATGGAAGTGTTAAGGAAGATGAGGAGGTGTCCTTGGAAAATGTTGAGAAACCAACTCAACTGATCAAGCAAAATGTATCCAATGTAGCTAATTTGGTGTATAAGAGAGTGAAAAATGTGGGGGATAAAGTTGTTACATTATCAAGACATATAAGCGGAAGCTCAGATATTAATGATTTCAAAGACGATAATAGCGAACATTTGGATGAACAAGGGGAAGAATGGTTGAAACCTACTGCCACTAGTTTGGCATTGAGTTTACGTTGCGAGGAATTTCCATGGTCGTCGAGTACTGGCTCTTCCGAGCACGAATTATCTCAGCAAGGTTTAAATGAAAGAATCAATGTATTAACGCGAACTGGCAGCAGTATCTTATCTACCGAACTATGGACATGGGGTGACATCCAATATGGGCAGTTAGGAACAGGAGATATTATTGTACGCTCACGACCTACTCTGGTAGCAAAGCTCAGTAATACTGGACTTAGAAAAATATCTTGCGGTGCATTTCATATACTTGCCTTAACATTAGATGGAAGGGTCTTTACTTGGGGAAGAAATAATCATAAGCAGGTAACGTTGGAACCCAAGGCATATGAAAGTGCACCTCAATGGTTTACCACAAAATTGACTCAAAATGAGAGGGCTAAAGATGTGGCAGCTGGTAGTTTTCATAGTTTAATCATGATGCATCAtggtctatattttattgggaaGTCTAG TAAAATTGGAGAAATGTACCATCTCGACATTGAAACAAGCAACGAATGCAGTTCGCAGCATATTTTTAGTTCTGGCGAGTACAGTTGTTGTTCTGTGATAAACGAAACCGAAATAAACATTTCTGAAAATTTAGTAAGCGATCAAATATTCTTGGAAGAGATACTGATCGTTTatcaacatttaattaaaccattCCAAAAAAAGGGTGGTGCTATGCAAGAATCAAATGTTTACGAAACGTTATgtcaatattatacagaattATTGAGTTTCAGTGTATTAAACGTCATTAGTTTATGGGACTATTTCAATCACATTGGCGAATCGTACGAAGTGACGGTTGTTGCTAACGTTGAGGAGTATATCACtgtgtataaatattatttaaacgcAATATGCGATATCATTTCTCTGAGTGGATTTACGTATATtgcaaaaataattgaagtGCCCCAAATTATCACGAATTTATTTACAAACAAATTAAAAAGTAATGAAACTAAGAAAGTTAATaatgaatttattattgctaTGGCATTGCAGCATCCGTTGCATAAGTTAGACag atataaaaatataattttgaatttGATAAAGTGCAATGGTACAAGAATGGGCGTAGAACGATTGCAAGAAGCCCTGATAAAATGGGAACAGATATGCGACGTACAGGAGAAGCGACAGAAAGAGGCTGTAACTACCAAGTTATTTTGGGAAAGTTCTGGAAAATTAGGAGAATTGTTGAGATCTCCTAACAGAAGACTTATAAGAGAATCGCGAACGCATCCTATATCGATACTTCATTCTGGAAGGTTTTCTACTCATTGGTTTGTTTTGTTAaccgatatatttattcatgttACTGGAACTTTCCATACAGTTCACCCACTTCAAACCTTATGGGTAGAGGTTTTACCAGATTCTGAAACAGTACAA AATGCTATGTCAATAATAGCGCCGGAAGATACGTTTGTATTGTACACTCCAACAGCTTCTGAGCGTAACGAATGGTTACATGCTTTACAAAATGCTATTAAAAGTAGCCTACAAAGAATTATTGGACACGTATCACCAATAGTACGTCTTAGCTCCTTTACTTTCACAAAGCACAGTGTTTTCAAAGATGCGAAGTATACCG GACGATGGTTGAATGGTAAGCCACACGGTTCTGGAAAATTGGAATGGCCCGATGGTCGTATATATACAGGACAGTTCCACAAAGGTATTATTCATGGAAATGGTAAAATGGAAATTCCATCACAGGGAGTGTACGAAGGACAATGGAAAGATGGCCAACAAAATGGATATGGAACAATGAA ATATAATAATGGAGACTTTTACGAGGGATATTTCAAAGATAGATTGCCGCATGGTCATGGTATTAAGAAAGAAGGTCATTTCATGGCATCTGTAGCATCTGTTTATATTGGGGAATGGGTAGCAGGTGTGAAACAAGGCTACGGAATTATGGACGATATTATGACAG GTGAAAAATATTTGGGATCTTGGAATAACGGCATGAAACATGGTTGTGGCTTAATTGTTACTTTAGATGGTATTTACTATGAAGGGGTTTTTATGCAAGATGTTTTAACG GGTCACGGTGTTATGGTGTTTGAGGATGGTACCCACTATGAGGGTGAATTTAAATCAGCTGGTATTTTTTACGGGAAAGGAACGTTAGTGTTTCCAAGCGGCGATCGATTAGAAGGTAATATGAATGGAGTATGGAACGAGGGAATAAAAGTTATTGCAACTCTACACATGAATAAAGCAGGTGAAAATGTACAATTTAATCCGAAGCCAAC ATCGTTTGGGAAGCTTTGTGTATCGCCGGATCAAAAATGGAAAGCCATATTTAGACAGTGTTATCAGCAACTTGGTGTGCCTGAACCAGGTTCAAAAAGTACTAATGCGAACGACAAGTTTCTAGAAACACAACGCGCATGGCAAAACGTTGCCAGCATAATAACAAAGTCTAGACAAAAGACATTACCACAAAAAAATCTTTCGAATACTTTAATCAACAAAGTAAAGGAGGACGAATTTATTGACGAGTTGGATAAAATTCCTTGTTATGGGAAAGAGAAACTCAATATTCGAAGTTATAACgaaattcataaatatttaatgaaagcTTTCGAAAACACGCATCATCCATTAGGCTGCTTTTTAACAGAAATTGTAGTTGTATACATAGGCACTTACGGCGGTGTTAGAGTTCATCCTTTGCTACTCAGTCACGCTGTGTCTGAACTTCATAGTATTATCTCAAGAATGTATGAAATAGTTACTTTATTGTTTCCGGAATTACCGCGATGTGAGAAAGAGTATGTATTGGAAGCAGAAAATGAAGAAGAATG CCAAGTTATAAGCGCTTCGGGGATACTCTACCCAATATTACTACCTCGTGTATATTCGACGCTGTTTGTACTATATGCTTTATATAATAAGAAGGAAGACGATGCTTATTGGGAACGATTAATGAAATGGAACAAGCAACCCGATATAACGTTAATGACTTTTCTGGGTATCGATCA AAAATTCTGGAAAAAcgcaaatttaattaatttaaatgaaaatggATTGCAGTACCAAAGCGAACCGTATTTTAACGATGCGATAGAGATGTTGCAACAGTTGAAAACCACGTTTTCTCCATTAGAGAAGTTGTTGGTGGTTAGAAATACGTTTGAACAAATGACGCAA ATAGTTCAGAAACAATTGGGTTCAGCATACCTGTGGACAATGGACGAGCTATTTCCAGTTTTTTGTTTCGTTGTCGTACGCGCCAGCGTGTTACAACTAGGCAGCGAAATACATTTTATTGAAGACTTTATGGAACCTTATCTACAAAACGGAGAATATGGAATTATGTTCACCACTCTTAAG GCGTGTTACTATCAAATATTGCAGGAGAAAATTAACGTGGGCGATTAA
- the Als2 gene encoding amyotrophic lateral sclerosis 2 isoform X2, which produces MERHMHLWRGVDKLSYTFGDKPNGIICKLVTINDHIFVATTSNNLYHGEVLFLEDSPLSLVFKRAQFDVVDIASNSEHLFIVDNNGHVLKINPQDMSVVDTIILKEEIKYCNHGYKQESEILKVKSVDANDHAMLFVTENGQLWASGNQSQIDINSLEPKKVKFFEGRTVFAVACGSNFNVVVVRKATKNINDDTDSEKELEEEVFVNSCPQCLNAILVHPTSLTSSDTCPTGLHIQQFSEDHSTTSISSLSISSKEHDVSPANVVKQEQASKISGNEEECTNPTDTDKEEKKNVIFLNTEAAKQFVTRQLSWVSSYGSVKEDEEVSLENVEKPTQLIKQNVSNVANLVYKRVKNVGDKVVTLSRHISGSSDINDFKDDNSEHLDEQGEEWLKPTATSLALSLRCEEFPWSSSTGSSEHELSQQGLNERINVLTRTGSSILSTELWTWGDIQYGQLGTGDIIVRSRPTLVAKLSNTGLRKISCGAFHILALTLDGRVFTWGRNNHKQVTLEPKAYESAPQWFTTKLTQNERAKDVAAGSFHSLIMMHHGLYFIGKSSVLNVISLWDYFNHIGESYEVTVVANVEEYITVYKYYLNAICDIISLSGFTYIAKIIEVPQIITNLFTNKLKSNETKKVNNEFIIAMALQHPLHKLDRYKNIILNLIKCNGTRMGVERLQEALIKWEQICDVQEKRQKEAVTTKLFWESSGKLGELLRSPNRRLIRESRTHPISILHSGRFSTHWFVLLTDIFIHVTGTFHTVHPLQTLWVEVLPDSETVQNAMSIIAPEDTFVLYTPTASERNEWLHALQNAIKSSLQRIIGHVSPIVRLSSFTFTKHSVFKDAKYTGRWLNGKPHGSGKLEWPDGRIYTGQFHKGIIHGNGKMEIPSQGVYEGQWKDGQQNGYGTMKYNNGDFYEGYFKDRLPHGHGIKKEGHFMASVASVYIGEWVAGVKQGYGIMDDIMTGEKYLGSWNNGMKHGCGLIVTLDGIYYEGVFMQDVLTGHGVMVFEDGTHYEGEFKSAGIFYGKGTLVFPSGDRLEGNMNGVWNEGIKVIATLHMNKAGENVQFNPKPTSFGKLCVSPDQKWKAIFRQCYQQLGVPEPGSKSTNANDKFLETQRAWQNVASIITKSRQKTLPQKNLSNTLINKVKEDEFIDELDKIPCYGKEKLNIRSYNEIHKYLMKAFENTHHPLGCFLTEIVVVYIGTYGGVRVHPLLLSHAVSELHSIISRMYEIVTLLFPELPRCEKEYVLEAENEEECQVISASGILYPILLPRVYSTLFVLYALYNKKEDDAYWERLMKWNKQPDITLMTFLGIDQKFWKNANLINLNENGLQYQSEPYFNDAIEMLQQLKTTFSPLEKLLVVRNTFEQMTQIVQKQLGSAYLWTMDELFPVFCFVVVRASVLQLGSEIHFIEDFMEPYLQNGEYGIMFTTLKACYYQILQEKINVGD; this is translated from the exons ATGGAGAGACATATGCATTTATGGAGGGGTGTTGATAAATTGTCATACACCTTTGGTGACAAACCCAATGGCATTATTTGCAAATTGGTTACCATTAATGATCATATTTTCGTAGCAACTACCTCTAATAATTTATATCATGGAGAGGTATTGTTTCTAGAGGATAGTCCTTTGTCGTTAGTTTTCAAAAGAGCTCAATTCGATGTGGTCGACATAGCATCCAATTCGGAGCATTTATTTATTGTAGATAATAATGGAcatgttttgaaaataaatcctCAGGATATGAGTGTAGTAGATACAATTATTCTAAAAGAGgaaattaaatattgtaatCATGG ATATAAACAGGAGAGCGAAATTCTTAAAGTAAAATCTGTAGATGCTAACGATCATGCAATGCTATTTGTGACAGAAAATGGACAGCTTTGGGCCAGTGGAAATCAATCACAAATAgatatcaatagtttagagcctAAGAAAGTTAAATTTTTTGAAGGCAGAACTGTGTTTGCTGTTGCATGTGGTTCTAATTTTAATGTAGTTGTCGTAAGAAAAGCAACAAAGAATATAAATGATGATACTGATAGCGAAAAAGAGTTAGAGGAAGAAGTCTTTGTTAATTCGTGTCCTCAATGTCTCAATGCAATATTAGTACATCCTACAAGTTTAACATCATCAGATACATGCCCAACAGGACTTCATATACAGCAATTCAGTGAAGATCATTCGACCACTTCCATTAGTTCTTTATCAATTAGTAGTAAAGAGCACGATGTTTCACCTGCAAATGTTGTTAAGCAAGAGCAAGCTTCTAAGATAAGTGGAAACGAAGAAGAGTGTACTAATCCTACAGATACTGATAAAGAGGAaaagaaaaatgttatttttctaAATACAGAAGCTGCAAAACAGTTTGTAACTAGGCAATTATCGTGGGTCTCATCTTATGGAAGTGTTAAGGAAGATGAGGAGGTGTCCTTGGAAAATGTTGAGAAACCAACTCAACTGATCAAGCAAAATGTATCCAATGTAGCTAATTTGGTGTATAAGAGAGTGAAAAATGTGGGGGATAAAGTTGTTACATTATCAAGACATATAAGCGGAAGCTCAGATATTAATGATTTCAAAGACGATAATAGCGAACATTTGGATGAACAAGGGGAAGAATGGTTGAAACCTACTGCCACTAGTTTGGCATTGAGTTTACGTTGCGAGGAATTTCCATGGTCGTCGAGTACTGGCTCTTCCGAGCACGAATTATCTCAGCAAGGTTTAAATGAAAGAATCAATGTATTAACGCGAACTGGCAGCAGTATCTTATCTACCGAACTATGGACATGGGGTGACATCCAATATGGGCAGTTAGGAACAGGAGATATTATTGTACGCTCACGACCTACTCTGGTAGCAAAGCTCAGTAATACTGGACTTAGAAAAATATCTTGCGGTGCATTTCATATACTTGCCTTAACATTAGATGGAAGGGTCTTTACTTGGGGAAGAAATAATCATAAGCAGGTAACGTTGGAACCCAAGGCATATGAAAGTGCACCTCAATGGTTTACCACAAAATTGACTCAAAATGAGAGGGCTAAAGATGTGGCAGCTGGTAGTTTTCATAGTTTAATCATGATGCATCAtggtctatattttattgggaaGTCTAG TGTATTAAACGTCATTAGTTTATGGGACTATTTCAATCACATTGGCGAATCGTACGAAGTGACGGTTGTTGCTAACGTTGAGGAGTATATCACtgtgtataaatattatttaaacgcAATATGCGATATCATTTCTCTGAGTGGATTTACGTATATtgcaaaaataattgaagtGCCCCAAATTATCACGAATTTATTTACAAACAAATTAAAAAGTAATGAAACTAAGAAAGTTAATaatgaatttattattgctaTGGCATTGCAGCATCCGTTGCATAAGTTAGACag atataaaaatataattttgaatttGATAAAGTGCAATGGTACAAGAATGGGCGTAGAACGATTGCAAGAAGCCCTGATAAAATGGGAACAGATATGCGACGTACAGGAGAAGCGACAGAAAGAGGCTGTAACTACCAAGTTATTTTGGGAAAGTTCTGGAAAATTAGGAGAATTGTTGAGATCTCCTAACAGAAGACTTATAAGAGAATCGCGAACGCATCCTATATCGATACTTCATTCTGGAAGGTTTTCTACTCATTGGTTTGTTTTGTTAaccgatatatttattcatgttACTGGAACTTTCCATACAGTTCACCCACTTCAAACCTTATGGGTAGAGGTTTTACCAGATTCTGAAACAGTACAA AATGCTATGTCAATAATAGCGCCGGAAGATACGTTTGTATTGTACACTCCAACAGCTTCTGAGCGTAACGAATGGTTACATGCTTTACAAAATGCTATTAAAAGTAGCCTACAAAGAATTATTGGACACGTATCACCAATAGTACGTCTTAGCTCCTTTACTTTCACAAAGCACAGTGTTTTCAAAGATGCGAAGTATACCG GACGATGGTTGAATGGTAAGCCACACGGTTCTGGAAAATTGGAATGGCCCGATGGTCGTATATATACAGGACAGTTCCACAAAGGTATTATTCATGGAAATGGTAAAATGGAAATTCCATCACAGGGAGTGTACGAAGGACAATGGAAAGATGGCCAACAAAATGGATATGGAACAATGAA ATATAATAATGGAGACTTTTACGAGGGATATTTCAAAGATAGATTGCCGCATGGTCATGGTATTAAGAAAGAAGGTCATTTCATGGCATCTGTAGCATCTGTTTATATTGGGGAATGGGTAGCAGGTGTGAAACAAGGCTACGGAATTATGGACGATATTATGACAG GTGAAAAATATTTGGGATCTTGGAATAACGGCATGAAACATGGTTGTGGCTTAATTGTTACTTTAGATGGTATTTACTATGAAGGGGTTTTTATGCAAGATGTTTTAACG GGTCACGGTGTTATGGTGTTTGAGGATGGTACCCACTATGAGGGTGAATTTAAATCAGCTGGTATTTTTTACGGGAAAGGAACGTTAGTGTTTCCAAGCGGCGATCGATTAGAAGGTAATATGAATGGAGTATGGAACGAGGGAATAAAAGTTATTGCAACTCTACACATGAATAAAGCAGGTGAAAATGTACAATTTAATCCGAAGCCAAC ATCGTTTGGGAAGCTTTGTGTATCGCCGGATCAAAAATGGAAAGCCATATTTAGACAGTGTTATCAGCAACTTGGTGTGCCTGAACCAGGTTCAAAAAGTACTAATGCGAACGACAAGTTTCTAGAAACACAACGCGCATGGCAAAACGTTGCCAGCATAATAACAAAGTCTAGACAAAAGACATTACCACAAAAAAATCTTTCGAATACTTTAATCAACAAAGTAAAGGAGGACGAATTTATTGACGAGTTGGATAAAATTCCTTGTTATGGGAAAGAGAAACTCAATATTCGAAGTTATAACgaaattcataaatatttaatgaaagcTTTCGAAAACACGCATCATCCATTAGGCTGCTTTTTAACAGAAATTGTAGTTGTATACATAGGCACTTACGGCGGTGTTAGAGTTCATCCTTTGCTACTCAGTCACGCTGTGTCTGAACTTCATAGTATTATCTCAAGAATGTATGAAATAGTTACTTTATTGTTTCCGGAATTACCGCGATGTGAGAAAGAGTATGTATTGGAAGCAGAAAATGAAGAAGAATG CCAAGTTATAAGCGCTTCGGGGATACTCTACCCAATATTACTACCTCGTGTATATTCGACGCTGTTTGTACTATATGCTTTATATAATAAGAAGGAAGACGATGCTTATTGGGAACGATTAATGAAATGGAACAAGCAACCCGATATAACGTTAATGACTTTTCTGGGTATCGATCA AAAATTCTGGAAAAAcgcaaatttaattaatttaaatgaaaatggATTGCAGTACCAAAGCGAACCGTATTTTAACGATGCGATAGAGATGTTGCAACAGTTGAAAACCACGTTTTCTCCATTAGAGAAGTTGTTGGTGGTTAGAAATACGTTTGAACAAATGACGCAA ATAGTTCAGAAACAATTGGGTTCAGCATACCTGTGGACAATGGACGAGCTATTTCCAGTTTTTTGTTTCGTTGTCGTACGCGCCAGCGTGTTACAACTAGGCAGCGAAATACATTTTATTGAAGACTTTATGGAACCTTATCTACAAAACGGAGAATATGGAATTATGTTCACCACTCTTAAG GCGTGTTACTATCAAATATTGCAGGAGAAAATTAACGTGGGCGATTAA